The Candidatus Nomurabacteria bacterium genome segment CTTTAAGTTTTTCGTACTCTGCTAAAGTGTCTTCGAGTTCTTTGCTGCGTTCTGTAGCGAGTTTTTTAACGTCTGCGTTTTCTTCCGCAGCGAGTTGCTCAAAACGAGCCTCGATGGCTGTTTTAGCAGCGGCGGCTTCTGCTTCTTTGTCTAGCAGCATTTGGTCACGCTTTTCTGTTTTAACGTCTAGAATAACGTAGCTTGCAAAGTAGGCAATTCGTTCTAGGTTTTTAACCGTCATATTTAGCACTAAACCAATAGCACTTGGCGTACCACGTAAAAACCAAATATGAGCGACGGGACTCGCGAGACTAATGTGGCCCATGCGCTCGCGCCTAACGATAGATTTAGTGACAATTTCACCGTTCTTATCAACTGCGGCTTCACGTGAACGCATACCTTTATATTTTGCATCGTGTGGGTTTATATCTTTGACAGGGCCAAAAATTCTTTCACAAAATAAACCATCACGTTCTGGCTTTTGTGTACGATAGTTAATTGTTTCTGGTTTTAAAACTTCTCCGTAGCTCCATGATAGAACTTCTTCTGGGCTGGCAACAGATAGTCGCACTGCATCAAAGTCGGATATGTTCGTACCGGTAGAGTAATTACGCATTATAGTGTTACCTCCTCATCTTTGTCGCCATCTGGGGCAACCGTTGCTTCAACTGTTTCTTCCTGCATATCTAGAACCATAAACTCGTCAGCAACAGCGTCTTCGGTCACGTCTAAGACGTTATTTTCTTGCTGTGGAACATCAATGTCAGATTGATTTTCTGACTCTTCTTTTATACTTTCTTGCAACAACGCCTCGGCGTCAATTTCTGCCTGATTGCTCCCCACAAGGTCTACCTTAAGGCCTAGTCCTTGCAGCTCTTTAACAAGCACATTAAAGCTTTCTGGGACCTTTGGTCCAACAATTTCGGTCTTTTTAATAATAGACTCATATGCCTTAGCACGGCCATAGACATCATCTGATTTAATGGTGAGCATTTCTTGCAAGGTGTTAGCCGCACCATACGCCTCAAGTGCCCACACTTCCATTTCTCCAAATCGCTGGCCACCATTTTGGGCTTTACCACCAAGTGGTTGCTGGGTAACCATTGTGTACGGACCCGTTGAGCGTGCATGTATCTTGTCGGCGATCATATGATTAAGCTTAATCATATACATCATGCCAACTGTCGTTCGTTCTTTAAGTGCTTCGCCGGTGCGTCCATCATACAGTTGCTGTTTACCATCAGCCGGCAAACCAGCTTCTTTTAGTAAACTTTCTATCTTTTCTAGTGGTACGCCATCAAACGGCGGACTCGCTACTTTCATACCAAGTAAATGAGCAGCCATACCGAGGTGTGTTTCAAACAATTGCCCAAGGTTCATACGAGTAGGCACACCAAGGGGGTTTAACACGACGTCTACTGGAGTACCATCAGCAGAAAACGGCATGTCTTCTACAGGTAAGACACGAGCGATAACACCCTTATTTCCGTGCCGACCCGCTAATTTGTCACCAACTGCAACTTTACGCATTTGTGCAACAAACACTTGAATTTGCATAATTACACCGGCTTTTAGTTCGTGGCCTTTTTCACGGCTAAAGATTTTTACACCCACAACTTTACCATGCTTACCATTGCTCATACGTTGCGAGGTATCACGCACATCTTTGGCTTTTTCACCAAAAATTGCTCGCAATAATCGCTCTTCGCTAGAAAGCTCTTGTTCGCCCTTAGGGGTAATTTTTCCTACTAAAATATCACCTGGGTGTACTTCTGCACCAATACGTACTATGCCGTCGTCATCTAAGTGACGAAGCGCTTCTTCTGATACGTTAGGAATGTCTCTGGTGACGATTTCTGGTCCGAGTTTGGTTTCGCGTACTTCAGTCATATAGTCAATGATGTGTACGCTCGTAAATGCGTCTTCTTTGACAAGTCGTTCGCTAATAACGATGGCGTCTTCAAAATTATAGCCACCCCACGGCATAAAGGCGATCAGGACGTCTTGGCCTAAAGCTAGTTCGCCGTTTTCGATACTCATACCTTCTATAAGTACATCACCTTTTTTAACTTTATCGTTGCTAGATACTGCTACTTTTTGGTTAATACTTGAGCCCTCATTACTTCTAATGTAATGCAGAGGGTTATAGGTCTTTTTAACCTTGCCATAATCTACAACTACTTCATCAGCGGTTGCGCTGAGTACCGTTCCATCAGCCTCAGCAGTAACTAGCTGCCCAGTGTTACGAGCGACATAACTTTCTATTCCAGTACCGACAATTGGTGACTTTGGATTAATGAGTGGTACCGCTTGTCGTTGTTGGTTACTTCCAATAAGACTACGGAGTACGTAGTTCTTTTCTATAAAAGGCACTAGTGCGGCACTAGACCCAATAATTTGCTTACTCGCGGCATCTACGTGCGTTACACTATCCGCATCTACTTCTCCTGCGACAAGCCTGTTACGTGCTGAAACTCTTTCCTCTACGAAGTAGCCTTGGTCATCAATTTCGTTACCAAAACCTGCAATGACGGCTTTGCCTTCGCCACTCGCATCAAGATAGACGATTTCGTCTGTTACAAGTGCCTTGATTGGCCATGTCACTATATTTTTAACACTCGCTAATTTTTTTGCATCAGCAGCGGTGATTTTAGCACCTTTTTTCACAATAGTTTTCCCGTCGCCGTCTTCTAAATCAACCGCAGCAATATGACCCTCTGCGTCAGACGCAGATACAGCGTTAATGACTTTTCGGTACGGTGTTTCTAAAAAGCCGTACTGATTAACGCGTGCATAGGTGGCCATATTAAGTACAAGACCAATATTCGCGCCTTCTGGTGTTTCTACTGCGCATATGCGGCCATAGTGTGTTGCGTGAGCATCACGCACTTCAAAACCTGCACGTTCTCGTGAAAGACCACCAGGTCCCATTGAGCTTAAACGACGCTTGTGAGCAAGTTCTGAAAGTGGGTTGATTTGATCCATAAACTGAGATAACTGAGAGCTCGCAAAAAATTCGCGAACAGCAGCAACGATTGGGCGTGCATTTACCAGCTGGCTTGGACTCACTGTTTCTATTTCGCTCATGCTCATACGATCTTTCGCATTGCGATCCATGCGCAATAACCCAATTCTAAATTGGCGTTGCACAAGCTCGCCTACGAGTTTTATGCGTCGATTTGCCAAGCTATCTATATCATCGGCTGGTTCTTGCGTGTTGTTTAACCGTATAATTTCTGACACGATTGCCAACATGTCATCAAGTCGCATAACTCGGTTTTCTAAGGTATTTTCTACGTCTAGGTCTAATCGTTGATTGATTTTGTAACGACCAACTCGGCTAAAGTCAAAACGCTTATAGGTGTAAAACATGCTTTCAATGAGACTTCGCGCGTTGTCTATTGTTGCAAGATCGCCCGGTCGCAAGCGTCGGTATACTTCAATTAATGCTTCTTGAGCACCTTTACTTGGATCTTTTTCAATAGTTGCAGCTACGTAATCGGTTGTGCCAGTGTTCACGTGCTTAACAGCTTCTTTTATAGCCGTTTCGCTCATGCCAAGCGCCTTCAGAAGAGTAGTCACAGGTATTTTACGGCGACGATCAATTTTAACGTAAATTGCACCGTTAACCGCTGTTTCGAATTCTAGCCACGCACCACGATTAGGAATAACTTTGGCACCATAAGTGTTCGTAGAGCCGTGTTGGTCTGCAGTAAAGAACACACCTGGACTACGGATGAGCTGACTCACGACTACACGCTCTGCCCCGTTAATCACAAACGTACCACGATCAGTCATCCATGGGTAATCGCCAAGGTAAATCTCTTGCTCTTTGACTTCACCTGTAACCTTATTGACAAGTTCGGCGTTAGCCATTAGAGGTGCCTCGTAGCTCACATTGTTTTCGCGAGCTTCTGCTTCAGACATCTTAGGATTACCAAAGTAATAGCTTTTAAATGATAATGATAATTTCGTACCTGTATAGTCGTCTATTGGACTAATCTCTGCAAACAGCTCACCCAAACCTTCTTTAATAAACCACGCAAAACTATCATTTTGGTGGCTAATTAGGTTTGGAAGGGCTATGTCTTCGCTTTTTGTAAAAAAAGTTCTCTTGCTTGTAGCAAGCTTCGTTGGCGCTGATGCTTTGGCCATAAAGAGCACACTCCTCCGTTAGTAATTTTATTAATATTTGGATCCGTATTTTTCGCGCGAAGTTCCCTGGCGAGGGAGTTTTTGGTACTCGTATTTTGGAGGCACACGAGCACAGCCTAGCCGACACTACTTCTTGATACATATTCTACGCATATATATCAATAATGTAAAGTTTACTACTATGTAATTTTTACAATTTACTTGAGTGTAGTGATGATTTTATCCACTAAACCGTATTTTTTCGCTTCTTCTGCCGACATCCAATAATCACGCTCGGCGTCTTCTTGGATTCGCTTGACAGGTTGGCCGGTGTTTTTTGCTAATATTTCATTAAGGAGATGTTTTACTTTTAACGATTCTTTTAGATCTATTTCCATATCTGTTACTTTACCGCGTGTACCGCTGCTGGGTTGGTGAATCATGACTTTGCTGTGTGGCAAAACCATACGCTTGCCTTTAGTGCCACTACTAAGTAAAAAGGCACCCATACTTGCTTGCAAGCCAATGCCCACAGTCTGTACATCGTTCTTTACGTATTGCATGGTGTCATAAATGGCCATGCCATCATACACGCTACCACCAGGGCTATTTATGTAAAAAATTATATCTTTTTTAGCATCTTCTGCAGCCAAAAATAACATTTGTGCAACCACTAAATTAGCAGTGTGTGGGTTGACGTCTTCGCCCAAAAATATAATGCGTTCTTTAAGTAAACGGCTATAAATATCGTAGGCGCGCTCGACGCGGCCATCTGATTCAATTACGGTTGGAATAAGCATACTGTGCATTAGATTATCATACACCACCCATTAGCACTCGTCAATATAGAGTGCTAGTTATTCTGCTAGTTGGCTTTTTAGGCGTGCAATGCCTTCGAGCATGTTTTCTGCGTAACTACCAGATTCAATAGTTTCTCCTATTTTTTGAGGGCCATCTTCGCTGTCAATAAATACATCTACACTGTAGTCATCATCACCTGCGATAAATCCTATCAGCTTGCCTTTACTATACAGGTCAAATACATCGCCATTTGTAGGGTAAAAATTACGTCGGCAAAAAAATGTGCTGCCTGCTTCTAAAAGCTTTCTTGCTTCGTTAAGGTAGGCATCTATAGCATCTTCACTAAGAGGGCTGTGAGCACGTATAAACTTTTCAAATATCACATATGGCTCTGCGTCACCATCATAACTAATAACACGCTCGGGGGACATCTCTTACCTCGCACTTCTCCCACCTTTTATAGTAGTGTACTACTTAGAGTTCTGAAAAGAAACGAGTTTTGCAATAGTTTTTTCAGTTAACAAACGAGCAGCAACTTCACGTCTGTTTTCTGGTTTTTCAAGCTCGGACTGCATCTTTTGATCGCTTTCATACTGGCCTTTTAAGACCTGTAAGCGAATTTCTAGCTCTTCTGGAGTTATCGTTACTTTTTCTATGTCGGCGAGTTCACTAAGCACGAGGCCGGCTTTTAACCGTTCTTGGGCAGCAGGTTTTAACTCTTTTTCCTTATATGTTGCTTCGTCTAGGCCGGTCGCTTCAAGGTATTCTTTGAACGTTTGCCCACGATACACGAGGTTTTGCTTAAATTCTTTATCTACAATTTCTATTTGTTCAGTCAGCATGGATTCAGGTAGAGGTACGTCAGATGCTGCTACTAGTTCTTTAATAAGCGCATCTTGGTATTCTCTGTCTGCTTGGTGGTCTCGCTCTTGTTTTAGTTGCTTTTTAATATCAGCTTTTAGTTCTTTTACGGTACTAACAGGACCAACTTTTTTGGCGAACTCATCATCTATTGGTGGCAAGATTGTTTCTTCTATCTTTTTTGCCGTCACTTTAAACGTTACTTTTTTGCCTTGTAAAGCTTTTACACCGTAATCTTTAGGAAATGGAATAGTAAAGTTCTTTTGGTCGTCTTTTTTCATACCCAACACATTATCTTCAAAGCCAGGTATAAACGTATTGGAACCGAGCGCTAAAGGATAGTCTTGGCCTTTTGCGCCATTGACTGGTGCACCTTTCGCATCGGTGCCGTCAAAATCAATCCACACACGGTCGCCAGTTTTTGCTGCTCTTGCTACTTCTGCGTACTCAGCCATTTGTGTTTGCAACCGGTTAAGAACTTCTTCTACGTCTTTTGCCGTTGCATCGGTGGTCTGTTTCTTTGCTTTTAGCTTTTTATAGTTACCCAGTTTAATAGTACCTATGACTTCTATCTCTGCGGTAAATTCTATATCTGTATACGGAACAAACTTTTTAAGTTCTATCTTTGGGTTTGCTACTGGGCGAATATTTTCTTGCCGGAGAGCCGTTTCATATAGTGCATTTAATACTTCGTTGAGCGTTTCTTCTTGCAACGTATTAGGATTAAGTTGTTTTTCTACCAATTCTGCAGGAGCGTGCCCAGGGCGAAAACCTTGCATTTTTACTTGTGGTGCAAGTTTTGCGACAGCAATGTTTTTTGCCGCAGCGAGTTCTGTTGCTGTGCCACTTATTGTGAGTACTATGGTTGTGTCTGATGGGTTGGTTCTAATAATCTTCATATGGGTACTTACTGTACCATATCTAGGCTTGTTTAATCTAGCATAACCGCGTCTGAATCGGCCATAATTATTGAAATAATACGTTCAGGTGAGTGTTGCTCTTGCGTGCCACGACGCATATCTTTGAGGGTTATTGCATTATCGGCAAGTTCGGTTTGACCAATTATTATTGCGTACGCTATACCACTCTTGGCAACGTATTTGAGTTTTTTATCTAGTTTTCTATCTGTACTATCTACGGCAATATACGCACCTTCTGAACGGAGTCGTGAAATAAATGGCAGAGCCTCATGCATTGTAATATCAACGAGCAGGACTGCTGCATGTATGTTCGTTGCGAGCTTAGGCAAAAGACTATGCGTTTCTAAAAAGTCACGTATTGTAACGTCGCCCATACCAAAACCAACTGTAGGCAGGGGTTCTACACCAAATTGACCAACCAGTCCGTCATAACGGCCACCACCGAACAATGAACGATTATTTGCTGGGTCAGTATCGAATACTTCAAATACAATATCTGTGTAATACATAAACCCGCGCATCAGCGAAACATCAAATTGTATATTTGTAATTCCTTGGCCCTGCAGATGTGCAGTGACTTTCTGGAGCATCTGTATTGACTCATGACTCGCAATTTCTTTTGGCAGCTGTTCCAATGTCTTGCAATCAAGCAAGGCTAACAGTTTGTCATCAACACGATCTTGTTCGCGCTGAGTAGGGCTAATACTCGCGCTTAAGAGCGCCGTAAATTCTGCATATGACATTTTGTCTTTTCTATCAATCAAGCGAATTATCGTAATTGTTTCTGCATTATCTAGATCTAGATATTCTGTAAGTATATAGTTAACGAGTTTTCTTGAATTTAATTTAATGGTATACATATCGCGCTTAGCCTTAAATGCTTGCATTATTGCATCGGCGAGCATTATGACTTCTGTATCTGCTGAATCATCTTGTATGCCAAATAAGTCTACATTGAGTTGCCAGTGCTCGCGCAGGCGACCTCGCTGTGGTCTTTCATACCGCCACACATTAGGAATGCTAAACCAACGTAATGGGTACGCTAGTTCTTGGCGCTGGGCTGCTACCATTCTACTTACTGTAGGGGTCATTTCTGGGCGTAGTGTTACAGCCCTACCACCACGGTCTGTAAAAGCGTATGTTTGTTCGCCGACAATTTCTTCGCTGGTTTTCGCCTGGTACAGTTCTAAGGGTTCTAGTACTGGAGCATCGTATTGTTCGTACCCAAACCGCTTGCATGTTTCTGCCCATGTATCAAATATGTATTGCCTAATACGGAAGTCTTTTGGATAAAAATCTCTCGTACCTTTGTACGGTGTGGTGCTTAATGCCATAACAACCCAAGTATATCAGATATTGACTGTATTAAAATAAGGGGTTTTAATAAGGTTATAACATAAGGAGGCTTAATGGCTACGTCAAATGCAGAAAGCATGGATTTTTTTGAAAAAGTTGGGTATTCGTTCGGGCTATGGAACGAATCATGGGAAGCGTTCAAACTAAATGTATGGACCTTTGTCGTCTTATACCTTGTACCAATAGGTCTTACCATTTTGCTAGTAACATTTTATTTATTACCACTTGCTGCAAGTGCAGCTGATAAAACCGCCCTTGCAGCTGGAACTGCTATTATAGCCGTTATACTGACACTCCTCACGATTTTTGTGTCTATTGTCTTGTACCCAGCATTAATAATTACGCAACTAGAAAGCGTTAAAGGTAATAAAATTTCTTTAAGCGAGGCGTTTAATGGAGGGTTAAACTACGTTTTACGGTTTATTATTGCTGGACTGATTGGATTTGTTATTGTGGGCGGACCAATTATTATCTCTTTACTACTCATGTTCGTACTCATCGGTTTTGTGCTACTACCATTTGCGTTGCTATGGGCGGTGGTCGCAACGTTCTTTCTCTTTTTGACACCCTATATTATCATTACCCAGAACCTAGATGCCGTAAGCGCTATTAAGAAAAGCTATGAAACAACCAGGCGTAAATGGCAGTGGGTGCTCGCTCTTTATACCATCACTGCGCTACTATCTATCGTATCTTCAGTACCAGTTATCGGAGGACTTGCCGGCTTAGTAGGGACGATAATATTCTTTTGCTTACCTGCAATTATATACTTACGCCACATTACACCTGCCGAAAAAGCGCCAGCAAGCTCTACGCAAAAAAGTAAGGCGAGCCCAAAAAAGCCAAAACGTAAAGCTACTACGAAAAAATCTGCATAAATAACGTAGCCACCACAAAACACCGTCTTACCAGCATTTTTGCAGAGACGGTGTTTTATTTTATAGCGCTAAAACTATCTGTGAGTTTTTGCCACGGCGCAAAATATAGTGTCCATTGATACTTTGGTCAGCTCTAAGTACTAAATCATCAGCAGCTACCTGTATACCATTAACGTATATAGCACCACTCGTAATAAATCGCCGCGCTTCTGATTTACTTTTTGTTAAGCGCGCCTGCACTAATATTTCTGCTAGTTCGGTGCCATCTTTAGTAGCAATAATGCCTATCTCTTTACCAAGTGCTTCAAAATCTGCTTGTGTGAGTTCGTTGTAACTACGGCCTCCAAACAGCACTTCACTAATGCGCTTTACACTATCTGCCCGCTCTTGGCCATGCACAATTTTTGTAACTTCGTATGCTAAAGTTTTTTGGGCTAAGCGCCCTGCACGGTTACTATTAAAGTCCGATAAAATACGCTCTGTTTCTTCTTTGCTGAGCAGTGTATAAATTTTTAGGTAATCTTCTACACCTTCATCATCTACGTTTAACCAAAATTGGTAAAACTGATAAACACTAGTCATGTCTGGATCTAGCCAAACAGCGCCGTCTTCGCTTTTGCCAAACTTTTTACCAGTGGTTTTGTTTATGACAAGCGGCGCAGTATACACGTGCACTTCTTGGTTATCTATGCGTCGTACGAGGTCTACACCAGCGATACTGTTGCCCCACTGGTCTGACCCAGCAACCTGTAAAGTAACGCCTTTTTCTCTTGATAAATGCAAGAAATCATAGCCTTGTATTAAACTATAGCTAAATTCGGCGTAACTTATCCCTGCACCGCCATCTCCGAGGCGTTCTTTTACAAATTCGCGGCCAAGCATCTGGCTCATTGGTACGTGTTTGCCAATGTTTCGTAAAAACTCCATGTAGCCTATGTCTTTAAACCAATCGTAATTATCTACCAATTCAAAATCATAATCTTTAAATATGCTTTTATACTGGTTACGTATACCTTCTATGTATTCCTGCAGCTCTTCTGCTGTTTTTAGATCACGTTCGGTTGCTTTACCATCTGGGTCACCAATGAGACCAGTTGCACCACCAACAAGCAAAATAGGCTTATGCCCATGCCTGACAAAATGCAAAACCATCATTGCTAATGCAAAATTACCAACCGTCATACTTTTTGCACTTGGGTCTACACCCCAGTAAAAAGTAATTGGATCTTTATCTAACACAGAGATGTCTGGATATGTTGTTTGGTTAACAAAACCGCGCCATGTAAGTTCTTCTGAGAGAGTCATGCAAATATTATGTCCTTAGGTTAATGCTTTAAGGATATTTTACCATATCTTATGAGCTACATATTTATTGCTCTATCTGTAAATATTGTTATAATTATGTAAGCAATTTCATGTTAGCACGATATGCGCGAGTGGTGGAATTGGTAGACACGCTAGTCTTAGGAACTAGTGCCGCAAGGCGTGAAGGTTCAAGTCCTTTCTCGCGCACCAAAATAAATGCCCCAAGATTATTGGGGTTTTTATATAGTTGATATTTATATAAATTTACTAGTATTTATAGTACTGCAGTGCGGTTTTGGCGGTAAAAATACAGGCTGCCATCGCCATGAGTTTTGTGTGATAGCAAGCTAATTTGTGGGTTTTGTTTAGCCCGCAAAGCTACGGTTTCTGCTTGGGCTGGTGGCGCAGAAAGTACAAATATACCACCTTGCCTGACGTGTCTCGCCATTCTAAAAGCTAGAGCTATGTCTATATCTTTTGGCTTATAGGGCGGGTCTGCTATGGCTATATCAAATAAAACACTTTTATTATTGCCAGACCAGCCTGCACAATTACCACGTTTTACCGTTAGTTTATCTAAGACACCTAAATCTTTGGCATTTACTAGTATGGTTTTAAACGAATCTGTGTTTGCTTCTACAAGTGTGGCGTGTGCAGCGCCGCGACTGATTGCTTCTAGGCTACAAGCACCCGTGCCGGCAAATGGGTCAAAAAAACTAAGCCCTGTTACGTCGCCAAGTGCATTAAATAATGCTCCGCGCATTTTTTCGCTCATGGGGTGCGTAATATTATTGTGTGGGCTTTGCAGCATCCGGCCACCAAATGCACCAGCAATTATTCTCATAGTTGTTAGTATACGCTACGCAATTTTTTTGCAAAATTGCTGTTAATTTTTACTATTTTTCCTATATATAGCGTTCATTACTACCATTGTGCGAAGTTTACCAAAAAACGCAACGCACTCTTCATCACTTTCGCGAGGTTTGATTTTTCCGTATTTGCCATTGCCTTCGGCAGTATTGGCGGTTTCTATAAACATATGTACAAAACTAATAATTTTTTCTCTCCCCCATGTCTCTACTTCTTGAGGAGTGTCTATGAGTGTGCGTTCGAGTGCTTCTAGCCCCATACCAGCAAACTGGTTTGCAGCCGATTCTACAGCTACGGCTGCTTGTCTTGGTATGTCAGTAATGGCTTCTTTATGTGCTAAGTTGCCAATACTGCTTATTGTGCCGATAACTCTACGGAAAACATTGGGGTTGGGTGGCATTTCTGGCGATTGTTTTGAAGCGCTATTCATATTTTTAGTTAGTTTTCTTGGGTAGCAATTACTACAACAGAACATAAATTAATTATATAAGTTCGATTATCGTATGGGTCTATGTGCATAGTAGTGATACCTGGGTTAGTGGGGTTTTGTGCACTCGTGGTTGCTATAGTAGGTGGGGTTAGTTTGCCAGATTGGATGTTGATTGGAGGGAGGGGATCTTGCATTATTGTCATACACGTGGCTGCATTTTCAGGAAACAATCGTTCGTAATTCGCAAAAAGCCGTTCTCTTGTGGCTGCTATTTCGGCAGTTATGGCATCATAATCTGGATGCTCTGGTGGAATACAAGCAAGTTGAGCACTCATGACAACATCTATATAGTCTTGAAAAATTCTAGGTATAGCATCTATGTTACGTCTGGCGTGTGCATCTTGTAATGCATCACGTAAAACATCAAAGGCTTCTTCTAGACTTTCTTGCGCTTGCAACGCGGTACGTTCTGCCTTACGAGCCATACGTTCAGCTGATCGCAGCGCGGCTTGTGCTGCATCCTCAGCTCTTTCCGCTCCAAATTGCGCAGCTAGTGCATAGCTAAAAAGCCCTGTTATTGTTTTTAAATCTATTCTTGGCTGTTTTGCCTCTGGGCTATTGCCCATGTTTACACGCATTGGTGTTGCTCCTATTGATAATCGTTGACCATTATGACAGAGATTCGCATATTTGCAAGCTCAAGCATAATAGATTTATTTATGCTTCGCTACTGACAAGCCCTGCTTGTTTGGCAGCCATAAACCACGCTACCGTAACGGTGCGCCCCATGCGCGGGGCAAGTTCTTTGCGAGCTGTTTTTGTTAAACGTGGTGTCCAGCCTCGTTTGTAAAAATCTTCATACATGTTAAGCATAGCGACTTCTCTAGCAACGCGTTTAAAATATTCTTCTAGCCCTAGGTGTTGCACCGTTTTTAGATCATAATGTGTTGGCCTGCCAATATATTTACCCATTGGGGCAAATATCATCGCTGCCCCGAGTTCAAACAGC includes the following:
- the tig gene encoding trigger factor, yielding MKIIRTNPSDTTIVLTISGTATELAAAKNIAVAKLAPQVKMQGFRPGHAPAELVEKQLNPNTLQEETLNEVLNALYETALRQENIRPVANPKIELKKFVPYTDIEFTAEIEVIGTIKLGNYKKLKAKKQTTDATAKDVEEVLNRLQTQMAEYAEVARAAKTGDRVWIDFDGTDAKGAPVNGAKGQDYPLALGSNTFIPGFEDNVLGMKKDDQKNFTIPFPKDYGVKALQGKKVTFKVTAKKIEETILPPIDDEFAKKVGPVSTVKELKADIKKQLKQERDHQADREYQDALIKELVAASDVPLPESMLTEQIEIVDKEFKQNLVYRGQTFKEYLEATGLDEATYKEKELKPAAQERLKAGLVLSELADIEKVTITPEELEIRLQVLKGQYESDQKMQSELEKPENRREVAARLLTEKTIAKLVSFQNSK
- a CDS encoding DNA-directed RNA polymerase subunit beta, with product MAKASAPTKLATSKRTFFTKSEDIALPNLISHQNDSFAWFIKEGLGELFAEISPIDDYTGTKLSLSFKSYYFGNPKMSEAEARENNVSYEAPLMANAELVNKVTGEVKEQEIYLGDYPWMTDRGTFVINGAERVVVSQLIRSPGVFFTADQHGSTNTYGAKVIPNRGAWLEFETAVNGAIYVKIDRRRKIPVTTLLKALGMSETAIKEAVKHVNTGTTDYVAATIEKDPSKGAQEALIEVYRRLRPGDLATIDNARSLIESMFYTYKRFDFSRVGRYKINQRLDLDVENTLENRVMRLDDMLAIVSEIIRLNNTQEPADDIDSLANRRIKLVGELVQRQFRIGLLRMDRNAKDRMSMSEIETVSPSQLVNARPIVAAVREFFASSQLSQFMDQINPLSELAHKRRLSSMGPGGLSRERAGFEVRDAHATHYGRICAVETPEGANIGLVLNMATYARVNQYGFLETPYRKVINAVSASDAEGHIAAVDLEDGDGKTIVKKGAKITAADAKKLASVKNIVTWPIKALVTDEIVYLDASGEGKAVIAGFGNEIDDQGYFVEERVSARNRLVAGEVDADSVTHVDAASKQIIGSSAALVPFIEKNYVLRSLIGSNQQRQAVPLINPKSPIVGTGIESYVARNTGQLVTAEADGTVLSATADEVVVDYGKVKKTYNPLHYIRSNEGSSINQKVAVSSNDKVKKGDVLIEGMSIENGELALGQDVLIAFMPWGGYNFEDAIVISERLVKEDAFTSVHIIDYMTEVRETKLGPEIVTRDIPNVSEEALRHLDDDGIVRIGAEVHPGDILVGKITPKGEQELSSEERLLRAIFGEKAKDVRDTSQRMSNGKHGKVVGVKIFSREKGHELKAGVIMQIQVFVAQMRKVAVGDKLAGRHGNKGVIARVLPVEDMPFSADGTPVDVVLNPLGVPTRMNLGQLFETHLGMAAHLLGMKVASPPFDGVPLEKIESLLKEAGLPADGKQQLYDGRTGEALKERTTVGMMYMIKLNHMIADKIHARSTGPYTMVTQQPLGGKAQNGGQRFGEMEVWALEAYGAANTLQEMLTIKSDDVYGRAKAYESIIKKTEIVGPKVPESFNVLVKELQGLGLKVDLVGSNQAEIDAEALLQESIKEESENQSDIDVPQQENNVLDVTEDAVADEFMVLDMQEETVEATVAPDGDKDEEVTL
- a CDS encoding histidine--tRNA ligase, whose amino-acid sequence is MALSTTPYKGTRDFYPKDFRIRQYIFDTWAETCKRFGYEQYDAPVLEPLELYQAKTSEEIVGEQTYAFTDRGGRAVTLRPEMTPTVSRMVAAQRQELAYPLRWFSIPNVWRYERPQRGRLREHWQLNVDLFGIQDDSADTEVIMLADAIMQAFKAKRDMYTIKLNSRKLVNYILTEYLDLDNAETITIIRLIDRKDKMSYAEFTALLSASISPTQREQDRVDDKLLALLDCKTLEQLPKEIASHESIQMLQKVTAHLQGQGITNIQFDVSLMRGFMYYTDIVFEVFDTDPANNRSLFGGGRYDGLVGQFGVEPLPTVGFGMGDVTIRDFLETHSLLPKLATNIHAAVLLVDITMHEALPFISRLRSEGAYIAVDSTDRKLDKKLKYVAKSGIAYAIIIGQTELADNAITLKDMRRGTQEQHSPERIISIIMADSDAVMLD
- a CDS encoding RsmD family RNA methyltransferase; its protein translation is MRIIAGAFGGRMLQSPHNNITHPMSEKMRGALFNALGDVTGLSFFDPFAGTGACSLEAISRGAAHATLVEANTDSFKTILVNAKDLGVLDKLTVKRGNCAGWSGNNKSVLFDIAIADPPYKPKDIDIALAFRMARHVRQGGIFVLSAPPAQAETVALRAKQNPQISLLSHKTHGDGSLYFYRQNRTAVL
- a CDS encoding tyrosine--tRNA ligase, yielding MTLSEELTWRGFVNQTTYPDISVLDKDPITFYWGVDPSAKSMTVGNFALAMMVLHFVRHGHKPILLVGGATGLIGDPDGKATERDLKTAEELQEYIEGIRNQYKSIFKDYDFELVDNYDWFKDIGYMEFLRNIGKHVPMSQMLGREFVKERLGDGGAGISYAEFSYSLIQGYDFLHLSREKGVTLQVAGSDQWGNSIAGVDLVRRIDNQEVHVYTAPLVINKTTGKKFGKSEDGAVWLDPDMTSVYQFYQFWLNVDDEGVEDYLKIYTLLSKEETERILSDFNSNRAGRLAQKTLAYEVTKIVHGQERADSVKRISEVLFGGRSYNELTQADFEALGKEIGIIATKDGTELAEILVQARLTKSKSEARRFITSGAIYVNGIQVAADDLVLRADQSINGHYILRRGKNSQIVLAL
- a CDS encoding ATP-dependent Clp protease proteolytic subunit translates to MHSMLIPTVIESDGRVERAYDIYSRLLKERIIFLGEDVNPHTANLVVAQMLFLAAEDAKKDIIFYINSPGGSVYDGMAIYDTMQYVKNDVQTVGIGLQASMGAFLLSSGTKGKRMVLPHSKVMIHQPSSGTRGKVTDMEIDLKESLKVKHLLNEILAKNTGQPVKRIQEDAERDYWMSAEEAKKYGLVDKIITTLK